The Salvelinus alpinus chromosome 28, SLU_Salpinus.1, whole genome shotgun sequence genome includes a window with the following:
- the nfascb gene encoding neurofascin isoform X1, with translation MGMLARSTLLLLLWQGLSAIDVPLEIRQPPTIIKQSLKDHVVDPRDNMVVECEAKGTPHPIFSWRRNGKYFNVARDPQASMRRRSGTLDIYAWADPEAYEGEYQCVATNEHGTAYSNKINLRISRAPLWPREVLEPVTVSVGLPLVLDCSPPPGPPKPETYWMSKCSSGRPFNWPHQPHPPVMLPIKQDRRVSMGVNGDLYFSNVYVNDSATDYCCNARFPFKNIIQQKMPITVRVLTTRMVSEAAPTFLSPAGRSSSQTVLQGEELLLECIAAGVPTPVITWTKDGEELDTTNMKVKNYNKLLQIPKASFENSGEYTCTATNKIGYLEHTITVRIKAAPFWLEKPSNLVLAPEENARLVCRSDGIPRPSIRWFINGDTIEDATPVPNREVSGDTITFRSVTVANTGVYQCNASNQYGYLFANAYINVLHAKPRILRPRTDLVKVIEGRRAWLDCRYFGSPVPDLRWSKYGLGNLEGNHFKVHSNGTLQIRGTRMDDQGTYVCIVNNKEGRDENQVKLEVKESTKILKRPDNMRVLRGTDVRLECKAQHDPTVAITTTWLKNKQFLIIGWRLSLDESTLVITNVNRGDEGNYTCIIKTEMDKNTASARLVVMDRPDPPSNLQLSDPFERSVRLTWTPGDSNHSPIKEYLVQYDDDDWLPFKWRNLSTYPGNLNSVILQLSPFIIYEFRVIAINDIGMSKPSRSSANFQTGGAPPDAIPKNIQGVGTWRNNMMISWEALNNREWNGPHLKYLVWWKRRDSREEWKNATTWWCKYYIYDTDTFTPYEIKVQAVNDFGMGPESTVIIGYSGEDRPTAAPLNLRVSRIEATKVTVHWDPVARSSIMGELKEYKVYFWRDSSQLRWLSVSRAMKSKAFPASGPRLSGVLPGLIPYSNYKMYIVVANNRYEGHPSNTIEFSTPEGTPSAPRSFRIQQRHLDMIWVDWDTPAEPNGIVTGYILKYQTVNATQGEELHVEQFPPNTTSFAVRRYDRYTRYRFTIAAQTRIGVGEWYTEESPHYTTEAYAREQVDLSTQGWVIGVMCAVALFVLILLVVCFIKRSRGGKYPVRDKKEVTLEPVDDKDQEGSFDYRSLERISRVTTIPYSARREEETKVGRGQTTVDTMMKRTDSDDSLVDYGDGQEIEFNEDGSFIGQYTGHKERDDRDTEFSESRSQEAHSPMAHSPMSPIYSFA, from the exons ATGGGGATGCTGGCCAGATCCACTCTATTACTACTGTTATGGCAAGGACTGTCTGCCATTGACGTCCCACTGGAAA TCAGACAGCCCCCCACCATTATAAAACAGTCGTTGAAGGATCATGTCGTGGACCCCAGAGACAACATGGTCGTTGAGTGTGAAGCCAAAGGCACCCCTCACCCAAT TTTCTCATGGAGGCGTAATGGGAAGTATTTCAATGTGGCACGGGACCCTCAGGCCTCGATGAGGAGACGTTCGGGGACGCTGGACATCTATGCCTGGGCTGACCCGGAGGCTTATGAGGGGGAGTACCAGTGTGTTGCCACCAATGAGCATGGCACTGCATACTCAAACAAGATCAACCTACGCATCTCTA GGGCCCCTCTGTGGCCCAGAGAGGTGTTGGAACCGGTAACGGTGAGTGTTGGTCTTCCTCTGGTCTTGGACTGCAGCCCTCCTCCAGGCCCTCCCAAACCTGAGACCTATTGGATGAGCAAGT GTTCATCAGGGAGACCTTTCAACTGGCCTCACCAGCCCCACCCCCCAGTCATGCTGCCTATCAAACAAGACCGTAGAGTGTCTATGGGGGTGAATGGAGATCTCTACTTCTCTAATGTCTACGTCAATGACTCTGCCACCGACTACTGCTGCAACGCACGCTTCCCTTTCAAAAACATCATCCAACAGAAGATGCCTATTACCGTAAGAGTCCTTACAA CCCGCATGGTGTCTGAGGCCGCTCCCACCTTCCTGTCTCCAGCCGGGAGGTCCAGCTCCCAGACTGTTCTGCAGGGGGAGGAGCTGCTCCTCGAGTGCATCGCTGCTGGAGT TCCAACCCCTGTCATCACATGGACCAAAGATGGAGAGGAACTGGACACGACCAACATGAAGGTGAAGAACTACAACAAGTTACTGCAGATCCCTAAGGCCTCTTTTGAGAACTCTGGTGAATACACGTGCACTGCCACAAACAAGATTGGATACCTGGAACACACCATCACTGTCCGGATCAAAG CGGCTCCGTTCTGGTTGGAAAAGCCCAGTAACCTGGTGCTTGCCCCAGAGGAGAATGCACGCTTAGTGTGCCGCTCTGACGGCATCCCCCGGCCCAGTATCCGTTGGTTCATCAACGGAGATACAATAGAGG ATGCTACTCCAGTACCAAACAGGGAGGTGTCAGGAGACACAATTACCTTCCGCTCTGTGACTGTGGCGAACACTGGTGTTTACCAGTGCAATGCCtctaaccagtatggctacctgTTTGCCAATGCCTACATCAACGTACTGC ATGCAAAGCCACGTATCCTTAGGCCTAGGACTGATCTGGTGAAGGTCATTGAGGGCAGACGCGCCTGGCTAGACTGCCGCTATTTTGGCTCGCCCGTGCCTGATCTGCGCTG GTCTAAGTATGGACTGGGCAACCTGGAGGGGAATCACTTTAAAGTACACAGCAACGGGACACTACAGATCAGAGGCACCCGTATGGATGACCAGGGGACATATGTGTGTATTGTCAACAACAAGGAAGGACGAGATGAAAACCAGGTCAAACTAGAGGTCAAAG AGTCCACCAAAATTCTCAAACGCCCAGATAATATGAGAGTCCTCCGGGGGACTGATGTCCGGTTGGAGTGTAAGGCCCAACATGACCCCACGGTCGCCATCACCACCACCTGGCTGAAGAACAAACAGTTCCTCATCATAGGCTGGAG GCTGTCGCTGGATGAATCAACTCTGGTCATCACAAACGTCAACAGAGGAGACGAGGGCAATTACACCTGCATCATCAAGACTGAGATGGACAAGAACACTGCCTCCGCCCGCCTGGTGGTGATGG ATCGTCCAGACCCCCCTTCAAACTTGCAGTTGTCGGACCCCTTTGAGCGCAGCGTCAGGCTTACCTGGACCCCTGGAGATAGCAATCACAGTCCTATCAAAG AATACCTGGTGCAGTATGATGATGACGACTGGTTACCTTTCAAGTGGAGAAACCTTTCCACGTACCCTGGAAACTTGAACTCTGTCATTCTGCAACTGTCACCATTCATTATCTATGAATTTAGGGTCATTGCTATCAATGACATTGGTATGAGTAAACCCAGTCGCTCGTCAGCCAACTTCCAGACTGGTGGAGCAC CTCCAGACGCCATCCCTAAAAACATCCAAGGAGTGGGAACATGGAGAAACAACATGATGATCAGCTGGGAG GCACTAAACAACAGAGAGTGGAACGGTCCCCACCTAAAGTACTTGGTGTGGTGGAAACGGAGGGATTCCAGGGAGGAGTGGAAGAACGCTACCACTTGGTGGTGTAAATACTACATCTATGACACAGACACCTTCACACCATATGAGATAAAGGTCCAGGCTGTCAATGACTTTGGGATGGGCCCAGAGTCCACTGTCATCATAGGCTACTCTGGAGAAGACC GTCCCACTGCTGCCCCCCTCAACCTGCGTGTGTCCAGGATAGAGGCCACTAAGGTCACCGTGCACTGGGACCCCGTGGCTCGCAGCAGCATCATGGGAGAACTGAAGGAATACAAG GTGTACTTCTGGCGAGACAGTAGCCAGCTGAGGTGGCTGAGTGTGAGCAGGGCCATGAAGTCTAAAGCCTTTCCAGCCAGCGGGCCGCGTCTCTCTGGTGTCCTGCCGGGACTCATCCCTTACAGCAACTACAAGATGTACATAGTGGTGGCCAACAACCGATACGAGGGACATCCCAGTAACACCATAGAGTTCTCCACTCCAGAGGGAA CACCCTCTGCTCCAAGATCCTTCAGAATCCAGCAGAGACATTTGGACATGATCTGGGTGGACTGGGACACTCCTGCAGAGCCCAATGGCATCGTCACCGGATACATACTCAAATATCAGACAG TGAACGCAACTCAGGGGGAGGAATTGCACGTTGAGCAATTTCCCCCAAACACCACCAGTTTTGCTGTTCGCCGATATGATCGCTACACCCGCTATAGATTCACCATAGCAGCACAGACTAGAATCGGGGTAGGAGAATGGTACACAGAGGAATCACCCCATTATACAACTGAAG CTTATGCTCGGGAGCAGGTGGACCTCTCCACTCAGGGCTGGGTAATTGGTGTGATGTGTGCTGTGGCTCTCTTCGTGCTCATCCTGCTGGTCGTCTGCTTTATCAAAAGGAGCCGAGGGGGCAAATACCCAG TACGGGACAAGAAAGAAGTGACATTGGAGCCAGTGGATGACAAAGATCAGGAGGGATCATTTGACTATCG GTCTCTGGAAAG GATAAGTCGTGTCACCACCATTCCCTACTCTGCCCGACG GGAGGAAGAGACTAAAGTTGGCAGGGGCCAGACGACAGTAGACACCATGATGAAACGGACAGATAGTGACGACAGTCTGGTGGACTATGGTGATGGACAGGAGATTGAGTTCAACGAGGACGGCTCCTTCATTGGCCAGTACACTGGACACAAGGAGAGGGATGACAGAGACACAGAGTTCAGTGAGAGCAGGAGCCAGGAAGCCCACTCCCCGATGGCCCACTCCCCCATGAGCCCCATCTATTCATTTGCATAA
- the nfascb gene encoding neurofascin isoform X2, protein MGMLARSTLLLLLWQGLSAIDVPLEIRQPPTIIKQSLKDHVVDPRDNMVVECEAKGTPHPIFSWRRNGKYFNVARDPQASMRRRSGTLDIYAWADPEAYEGEYQCVATNEHGTAYSNKINLRISRAPLWPREVLEPVTVSVGLPLVLDCSPPPGPPKPETYWMSKCSSGRPFNWPHQPHPPVMLPIKQDRRVSMGVNGDLYFSNVYVNDSATDYCCNARFPFKNIIQQKMPITVRVLTTRMVSEAAPTFLSPAGRSSSQTVLQGEELLLECIAAGVPTPVITWTKDGEELDTTNMKVKNYNKLLQIPKASFENSGEYTCTATNKIGYLEHTITVRIKAAPFWLEKPSNLVLAPEENARLVCRSDGIPRPSIRWFINGDTIEDATPVPNREVSGDTITFRSVTVANTGVYQCNASNQYGYLFANAYINVLHAKPRILRPRTDLVKVIEGRRAWLDCRYFGSPVPDLRWSKYGLGNLEGNHFKVHSNGTLQIRGTRMDDQGTYVCIVNNKEGRDENQVKLEVKESTKILKRPDNMRVLRGTDVRLECKAQHDPTVAITTTWLKNKQFLIIGWRLSLDESTLVITNVNRGDEGNYTCIIKTEMDKNTASARLVVMDRPDPPSNLQLSDPFERSVRLTWTPGDSNHSPIKEYLVQYDDDDWLPFKWRNLSTYPGNLNSVILQLSPFIIYEFRVIAINDIGMSKPSRSSANFQTGGAPPDAIPKNIQGVGTWRNNMMISWEALNNREWNGPHLKYLVWWKRRDSREEWKNATTWWCKYYIYDTDTFTPYEIKVQAVNDFGMGPESTVIIGYSGEDRPTAAPLNLRVSRIEATKVTVHWDPVARSSIMGELKEYKVYFWRDSSQLRWLSVSRAMKSKAFPASGPRLSGVLPGLIPYSNYKMYIVVANNRYEGHPSNTIEFSTPEGTPSAPRSFRIQQRHLDMIWVDWDTPAEPNGIVTGYILKYQTVNATQGEELHVEQFPPNTTSFAVRRYDRYTRYRFTIAAQTRIGVGEWYTEESPHYTTEAYAREQVDLSTQGWVIGVMCAVALFVLILLVVCFIKRSRGGKYPVRDKKEVTLEPVDDKDQEGSFDYRISRVTTIPYSARREEETKVGRGQTTVDTMMKRTDSDDSLVDYGDGQEIEFNEDGSFIGQYTGHKERDDRDTEFSESRSQEAHSPMAHSPMSPIYSFA, encoded by the exons ATGGGGATGCTGGCCAGATCCACTCTATTACTACTGTTATGGCAAGGACTGTCTGCCATTGACGTCCCACTGGAAA TCAGACAGCCCCCCACCATTATAAAACAGTCGTTGAAGGATCATGTCGTGGACCCCAGAGACAACATGGTCGTTGAGTGTGAAGCCAAAGGCACCCCTCACCCAAT TTTCTCATGGAGGCGTAATGGGAAGTATTTCAATGTGGCACGGGACCCTCAGGCCTCGATGAGGAGACGTTCGGGGACGCTGGACATCTATGCCTGGGCTGACCCGGAGGCTTATGAGGGGGAGTACCAGTGTGTTGCCACCAATGAGCATGGCACTGCATACTCAAACAAGATCAACCTACGCATCTCTA GGGCCCCTCTGTGGCCCAGAGAGGTGTTGGAACCGGTAACGGTGAGTGTTGGTCTTCCTCTGGTCTTGGACTGCAGCCCTCCTCCAGGCCCTCCCAAACCTGAGACCTATTGGATGAGCAAGT GTTCATCAGGGAGACCTTTCAACTGGCCTCACCAGCCCCACCCCCCAGTCATGCTGCCTATCAAACAAGACCGTAGAGTGTCTATGGGGGTGAATGGAGATCTCTACTTCTCTAATGTCTACGTCAATGACTCTGCCACCGACTACTGCTGCAACGCACGCTTCCCTTTCAAAAACATCATCCAACAGAAGATGCCTATTACCGTAAGAGTCCTTACAA CCCGCATGGTGTCTGAGGCCGCTCCCACCTTCCTGTCTCCAGCCGGGAGGTCCAGCTCCCAGACTGTTCTGCAGGGGGAGGAGCTGCTCCTCGAGTGCATCGCTGCTGGAGT TCCAACCCCTGTCATCACATGGACCAAAGATGGAGAGGAACTGGACACGACCAACATGAAGGTGAAGAACTACAACAAGTTACTGCAGATCCCTAAGGCCTCTTTTGAGAACTCTGGTGAATACACGTGCACTGCCACAAACAAGATTGGATACCTGGAACACACCATCACTGTCCGGATCAAAG CGGCTCCGTTCTGGTTGGAAAAGCCCAGTAACCTGGTGCTTGCCCCAGAGGAGAATGCACGCTTAGTGTGCCGCTCTGACGGCATCCCCCGGCCCAGTATCCGTTGGTTCATCAACGGAGATACAATAGAGG ATGCTACTCCAGTACCAAACAGGGAGGTGTCAGGAGACACAATTACCTTCCGCTCTGTGACTGTGGCGAACACTGGTGTTTACCAGTGCAATGCCtctaaccagtatggctacctgTTTGCCAATGCCTACATCAACGTACTGC ATGCAAAGCCACGTATCCTTAGGCCTAGGACTGATCTGGTGAAGGTCATTGAGGGCAGACGCGCCTGGCTAGACTGCCGCTATTTTGGCTCGCCCGTGCCTGATCTGCGCTG GTCTAAGTATGGACTGGGCAACCTGGAGGGGAATCACTTTAAAGTACACAGCAACGGGACACTACAGATCAGAGGCACCCGTATGGATGACCAGGGGACATATGTGTGTATTGTCAACAACAAGGAAGGACGAGATGAAAACCAGGTCAAACTAGAGGTCAAAG AGTCCACCAAAATTCTCAAACGCCCAGATAATATGAGAGTCCTCCGGGGGACTGATGTCCGGTTGGAGTGTAAGGCCCAACATGACCCCACGGTCGCCATCACCACCACCTGGCTGAAGAACAAACAGTTCCTCATCATAGGCTGGAG GCTGTCGCTGGATGAATCAACTCTGGTCATCACAAACGTCAACAGAGGAGACGAGGGCAATTACACCTGCATCATCAAGACTGAGATGGACAAGAACACTGCCTCCGCCCGCCTGGTGGTGATGG ATCGTCCAGACCCCCCTTCAAACTTGCAGTTGTCGGACCCCTTTGAGCGCAGCGTCAGGCTTACCTGGACCCCTGGAGATAGCAATCACAGTCCTATCAAAG AATACCTGGTGCAGTATGATGATGACGACTGGTTACCTTTCAAGTGGAGAAACCTTTCCACGTACCCTGGAAACTTGAACTCTGTCATTCTGCAACTGTCACCATTCATTATCTATGAATTTAGGGTCATTGCTATCAATGACATTGGTATGAGTAAACCCAGTCGCTCGTCAGCCAACTTCCAGACTGGTGGAGCAC CTCCAGACGCCATCCCTAAAAACATCCAAGGAGTGGGAACATGGAGAAACAACATGATGATCAGCTGGGAG GCACTAAACAACAGAGAGTGGAACGGTCCCCACCTAAAGTACTTGGTGTGGTGGAAACGGAGGGATTCCAGGGAGGAGTGGAAGAACGCTACCACTTGGTGGTGTAAATACTACATCTATGACACAGACACCTTCACACCATATGAGATAAAGGTCCAGGCTGTCAATGACTTTGGGATGGGCCCAGAGTCCACTGTCATCATAGGCTACTCTGGAGAAGACC GTCCCACTGCTGCCCCCCTCAACCTGCGTGTGTCCAGGATAGAGGCCACTAAGGTCACCGTGCACTGGGACCCCGTGGCTCGCAGCAGCATCATGGGAGAACTGAAGGAATACAAG GTGTACTTCTGGCGAGACAGTAGCCAGCTGAGGTGGCTGAGTGTGAGCAGGGCCATGAAGTCTAAAGCCTTTCCAGCCAGCGGGCCGCGTCTCTCTGGTGTCCTGCCGGGACTCATCCCTTACAGCAACTACAAGATGTACATAGTGGTGGCCAACAACCGATACGAGGGACATCCCAGTAACACCATAGAGTTCTCCACTCCAGAGGGAA CACCCTCTGCTCCAAGATCCTTCAGAATCCAGCAGAGACATTTGGACATGATCTGGGTGGACTGGGACACTCCTGCAGAGCCCAATGGCATCGTCACCGGATACATACTCAAATATCAGACAG TGAACGCAACTCAGGGGGAGGAATTGCACGTTGAGCAATTTCCCCCAAACACCACCAGTTTTGCTGTTCGCCGATATGATCGCTACACCCGCTATAGATTCACCATAGCAGCACAGACTAGAATCGGGGTAGGAGAATGGTACACAGAGGAATCACCCCATTATACAACTGAAG CTTATGCTCGGGAGCAGGTGGACCTCTCCACTCAGGGCTGGGTAATTGGTGTGATGTGTGCTGTGGCTCTCTTCGTGCTCATCCTGCTGGTCGTCTGCTTTATCAAAAGGAGCCGAGGGGGCAAATACCCAG TACGGGACAAGAAAGAAGTGACATTGGAGCCAGTGGATGACAAAGATCAGGAGGGATCATTTGACTATCG GATAAGTCGTGTCACCACCATTCCCTACTCTGCCCGACG GGAGGAAGAGACTAAAGTTGGCAGGGGCCAGACGACAGTAGACACCATGATGAAACGGACAGATAGTGACGACAGTCTGGTGGACTATGGTGATGGACAGGAGATTGAGTTCAACGAGGACGGCTCCTTCATTGGCCAGTACACTGGACACAAGGAGAGGGATGACAGAGACACAGAGTTCAGTGAGAGCAGGAGCCAGGAAGCCCACTCCCCGATGGCCCACTCCCCCATGAGCCCCATCTATTCATTTGCATAA